A single Branchiostoma floridae strain S238N-H82 chromosome 11, Bfl_VNyyK, whole genome shotgun sequence DNA region contains:
- the LOC118426192 gene encoding 5-hydroxytryptamine receptor-like has translation MGRQAVAAWCYVCLPVESIPAAGMAGAIRASAKPASRPEDAPTTVTAAATVLGMTMFLGTVGNMMVLYSFLQNKALRTAANGLIANLSAADLVACTVASPIALVVVLSQDPLPPPVCDLQTFFSTLCNLVTLLMLVGISVDRWLNINYPFTG, from the exons ATGGGTCGCCAGGCGGTAGCTGCGTGGTGCTACGTCTGCCTGCCAGTCGAGAGTATTCCAGCCGCCGGGATGGCAGGTGCCATCCGCGCCTCCGCCAAACCAGCCAGCCGGCCTGAAGATGCC CCTACAACGGTCACCGCCGCGGCAACTGTTCTCGGCATGACGATGTTTCTCGGCACGGTGGGGAACATGATGGTCCTGTACTCATTCTTACAGAACAAGGCCCTGAGAACGGCCGCTAACGGGTTGATAGCGAACCTGAGCGCGGCGGACCTGGTGGCTTGCACGGTGGCATCGCCGATTGCTCTGGTAGTTGTACTGAGTCAGGACCCGCTGCCTCCGCCTGTTTGTGATCTACAGACCTTCTTCTCTACCCTGTGTAACCTGGTGACGCTGCTCATGCTGGTGGGGATCAGTGTGGACAGGTGGCTCAACATCAACTACCCTTTCACCGGGTAA